One segment of Drosophila ananassae strain 14024-0371.13 chromosome 3R, ASM1763931v2, whole genome shotgun sequence DNA contains the following:
- the LOC6497134 gene encoding nuclear envelope integral membrane protein 2, with translation MKFQILLCLWMALLTATTIAFLQEGLRDQMVTYLRADEPFIEDGNRMHGMLDDLERIQIFCTRPSKLRLGNIFQTNRLHLQMSPGGAFRQYMADTVRSIYEAHRLATQSPDGKGLTKFDQKHKYIPLNAHVHTCYGINTEQRFALILEETSCDLERLVQFALGVALWFGAPFLANSLICLYCTAAALGAHVASICVIFVSLYASSQDLFREDVGSLRAYFKLVLEERPLVVALALVAGAWLFQCGCKKYEWLWSYEFAHKLHQRLLKALAYWLILAASDHKGFGWVCVCLIFPFPELWRLLRRLRAKCVLLRRRVLPPHVRLFLSEEEYQAQAAFETQQALAGMRDRLHQEPPTWQQMSQLHQPQKFANFLNGESHLAMRPNRCKVPVGHNTFGPGGHRQDLREPVEERCECCSIRNLLMSSSVWRVLPFQPSEASFSTIYRNSEYKDSEEQDYFS, from the coding sequence ATGAAGTTTCAGATACTTTTGTGCCTTTGGATGGCTCTCCTAACCGCTACCACGATCGCCTTCCTTCAAGAAGGACTCAGGGACCAGATGGTCACCTATCTGCGGGCAGATGAACCCTTCATCGAAGACGGGAACAGGATGCACGGGATGCTCGACGACCTCGAGCGGATTCAGATCTTTTGCACGCGCCCCAGCAAGCTGCGCCTCGGGAACATCTTCCAGACCAACAGACTGCACCTCCAGATGTCCCCGGGCGGAGCGTTCAGGCAGTATATGGCGGACACCGTGCGCAGCATCTACGAGGCCCACCGCCTGGCCACCCAGAGCCCCGACGGGAAGGGGCTCACCAAGTTCGACCAGAAGCACAAGTACATCCCGCTGAACGCCCACGTGCACACCTGCTACGGCATCAACACGGAGCAGCGCTTCGCCCTCATCCTGGAGGAGACCAGCTGCGATCTGGAGCGCCTCGTCCAGTTCGCCCTTGGGGTGGCGCTCTGGTTCGGTGCCCCCTTCCTGGCCAACTCGCTGATTTGCCTGTACTGCACCGCGGCGGCCCTGGGAGCCCACGTGGCCAGTATCTGTGTGATATTCGTGTCCCTGTACGCGAGCAGCCAGGACCTCTTTCGGGAGGACGTGGGCTCGCTGAGGGCGTACTTCAAGCTGGTGCTCGAAGAGCGTCCGCTGGTGGTGGCCCTGGCGCTGGTGGCCGGGGCGTGGCTGTTCCAGTGCGGATGCAAGAAGTACGAGTGGCTGTGGAGCTACGAGTTCGCCCACAAGCTGCACCAGCGGCTGCTGAAGGCGCTCGCCTACTGGCTGATCCTGGCTGCCTCCGACCACAAGGGCTTCGGATGGGTCTGCGTCTGCCTGATCTTTCCCTTTCCGGAGCTGTGGCGGCTGCTGCGGAGGTTGAGGGCCAAGTGCGTGCTCCTCCGCCGCCGCGTCCTGCCGCCCCACGTCCGGCTGTTCCTCAGCGAGGAGGAGTACCAGGCCCAGGCCGCCTTCGAGACCCAGCAAGCCCTCGCTGGGATGCGCGACCGTCTGCACCAGGAGCCGCCCACGTGGCAGCAGATGTCGCAGCTGCACCAGCCCCAGAAGTTCGCCAACTTTCTGAACGGGGAGAGTCATCTGGCAATGCGCCCCAATCGCTGTAAGGTGCCCGTGGGACACAACACCTTCGGCCCTGGGGGCCATCGCCAGGATCTGCGTGAGCCCGTGGAGGAGAGGTGTGAGTGCTGCTCCATAAGGAATCTATTGATGAGTTCCTCTGTGTGGAGGGTCCTGCCATTCCAGCCCTCTGAGGCCTCTTTCAGTACTATTTACCGGAATTCCGAGTACAAGGACTCTGAGGAGCAGGACTACTTCAGCTAG
- the LOC26514343 gene encoding uncharacterized protein LOC26514343, which translates to MNWKNLRDRKKCRLDPTFHNTSWNDTYWHRRRLKYPTNLLRNVVRLNLFTYYVLSVDIQMLPTKNFPKKFLQFVWNHDTWRYAVVPDPYTTIFCLPEFPINIWKSVPPDKLGLIKVSRDTWLPRRKKRWLDASKPPAEIFIYKRSKKKHFCVAYVSINELEPFYDEQDESDSLIQRSKNLKVNFTIMI; encoded by the exons ATGAATTGGAAAAACCTCCGTGATCGGAAAAAGTGTAGGTTGGATCCTACCTTTCATAACACATCCTGGAATGACACTTATTGGCATCGAAGAAGGCTGAAGTACCCCACGAATTTACTCCGTAACGTAGTTCGACTTAATTTATTCACATACTATGTGCTCTCAGTCGATATTCAGATGTTACCCACAAAGAATTTTCCCAAGAAGTTCTTGCAATTTGTCTGGAACCACGATACCTGGCGATATGCTGTTGTACCAGACCCGTATACAAC GATCTTCTGCCTACCAGAGTTTCCTATCAATATATGGAAGTCGGTTCCCCCAGACAAGCTCGGGCTTATAAAAGTTTCCAGGGACACATGGCTTCCACGGAGAAAGAAGAGATGGCTGGATGCTTCAAAGCCACCAGCTGAGATATTTATCTACAAGCGATCCAAAAAGAAGCACTTTTGTGTGGCTTATGTGAGCATCAATGAATTGGAACCTTTCTACGACGAACAGGATGAAAGTGATTCCCTCATTCAACGAAGCAAAAACTTAAAAGTCAACTTTACAATAATGATATAG
- the LOC6497137 gene encoding beta-1,4-glucuronyltransferase 1, producing the protein MAVACCNSKGFLRLFPIVLLFNTALVLVWRNVQQAQQLTQTKLLWESNERALMPEDDCSKYDNIPKEISPRTLELQELLKCRDRSLRFERIQHGSYWVLQNLVIGRKSRDIGCAESITYTTIGDYTFFDNLKPLVERWLAPVSFAIHAPGYDLKATLDSILYVRNCLDDNGLIKDWVSFHVYFPNNHMPDKVPFNMAQVLRRPYTCTFGNGTDVPPPYTLIPRSESYKNTANLTYPINVGRNIARQAVNTHFILASDIELYPSLGFVDFFLDMVAQNHSVLALDPLLPRRVYPLPVFEIASGAEIPNDKADLLALYQKKLAQGFHEKLCGQCHKVPRQKEWLNKPFSEGDQLQLFSHTLREKQFRYWEPFYVSDNTEPLFDERVTWEGQSNKRIQNYAMCLMGYEYHVLHPAFLVHSPGIKKATEGSATRKKYATEMTKFINVKIKPEYHVLYGRNSACQT; encoded by the exons ATGGCGGTGGCTTGCTGTAACTCCAAAGGATTCCTCCGCCTGTTTCCAATCGTTCTGCTCTTCAATACCGCTTTGGTGCTCGTGTGGAGGAATGTTCAGCAGGCCCAACAGCTCACCCAAACGAAACTATTATGGGAATCAAATGAACGGGCTTTAATGCCCGAAGATGACTGCTCCAAATATGACAACATCCCAAAAGAGATTTCTCCTCGAACTCTGGAGCTTCAGGAGCTGCTGAAGTGCCGGGATCGATCGCTTCGATTCGAAAGAATTCAACATGGAAGTTACTGGGTGCTCCAGAATCTAGTGATTGGACGGAAAAGTCGCGATATTGGCTGTGCCGAGTCTATAACGTATACCACAATTGGAGACTATACCTTTTTTGATAATCTGAAGCCACTGGTTGAGAG GTGGCTTGCCCCAGTTAGCTTCGCCATTCATGCACCTGGCTACGATTTAAAAGCCACTCTGGATTCTATACTGTATGTTCGAAACTGTTTGGATGACAATGGGCTTATCAAAGACTGGGTGTCCTTTCACGTCTACTTCCCTAATAACCATATGCCGGACAAGGTGCCCTTCAACATGGCCCAAGTCCTGCGCCGCCCTTACACCTGCACCTTCGGCAATGGAACTGATGTGCCTCCACCCTACACCCTCATTCCACGGAGTGAAAGCTACAAGAACACGGCCAATCTTACCTATCCGATCAACGTGGGGCGCAACATAGCCAGGCAGGCGGTCAACACTCACTTTATCTTGGCTTCCGACATTGAGTTGTACCCCAGTTTGGGTTTTGTGGACTTCTTCCTCGACATGGTGGCCCAGAATCACAGTGTCTTGGCTCTAGATCCGCTGCTGCCGCGGAGGGTGTACCCGCTGCCAGTTTTCGAGATCGCTTCAGGAGCGGAAATTCCCAACGACAAGGCAGACTTGTTGGCACTGTATCAGAAGAAGTTGGCCCAGGGGTTCCATGAAAAGTTGTGTGGCCAATGCCACAAGGTACCTCGTCAAAAGGAATGGCTGAACAAGCCATTCAGTGAGGGGGATCAGCTGCAGCTTTTCAGCCACACCTTGCGGGAGAAACAGTTCCGATACTGGGAGCCCTTCTATGTGAGCGACAACACGGAGCCTCTGTTCGACGAGCGGGTCACGTGGGAAGGACAGTCTAATAAACGCATACAG AACTATGCCATGTGCCTTATGGGCTATGAATACCACGTACTGCACCCTGCATTTCTGGTTCATAGTCCTGGCATCAAGAAAGCCACTGAAGGTTCGgcaactcgaaaaaaataCGCAACGGAAATGACAAAGTTCATTAATGTTAAAATTAAACCCGAATACCATGTGTTGTACGGTAGAAATTCCGCATGCCAAACATGA
- the LOC26515070 gene encoding uncharacterized protein LOC26515070, whose product MVLMESYFFCASVRLGVLVICAVAALKSIAIMWIIFTDGTRFLFAVIQIFENYYKANSIAQNYINWVEQYPKELMMFFQLYSFCHVMSCVIAAYGAYKLKRYHVIPLAIFEFTYTVQVVVINIFSLRIVRRIVPLVTLILLTICSTFYALLVAYDTLALVAFIQIMQLVRSERYVRLYGNDPLNPILDRITHLEFREGSPNPINPKPIIIYVMPKAGQKLWDKQPKKWWQAERNGPQVRKKSLVQEISADYFQREELVSKVLLRNALNGDYWNPKKVTSQKI is encoded by the exons ATGGTGCTCATGGAGAGTTACTTCTTCTGCGCCTCGGTCCGCTTGGGTGTCCTGGTCATTTGTGCGGTAGCTGCT ttgaAAAGCATCGCCATTATGTGGATCATCTTCACGGATGGAACAAGGTTCCTCTTTGCAGTGATTCAAATCTTTGAAAATTATTACAAAGCAAATTCAATAGCTCAAAACTATATAAACTGGGTGGAGCAAT ATCCCAAAGAGTTGATGATGTTTTTTCAGTTGTACAGTTTCTGTCACGTAATGTCTTGTGTAATTGCAGCCTATGGAGCCTATAAG CTCAAAAGGTACCATGTCATACCACTGGCAATATTTGAATTCACGTACACGGTCCAGGTAGttgttattaatattttttcgctCCGAATCGTCAGGCGCATTGTTCCACTGGTAACCTTGATTCTTCTTACAATATGTTCAACCTTCTATGCAT TGCTCGTTGCCTATGATACTTTGGCGTTAGTGGCCTTTATACAAATCATGCAACTAGTGAGGAGTGAGCGATATGTACGGCTGTACGGAAATGATCCCCTCAACCCCATTTTGGATAGAATCACACATCTTGAATTCAGGGAAGGATCTCCTAATCCAATTAATCCGAAACCAATTATAATCTACGTAATGCCGAAAGCTGGCCAAAAACTTTGGGATAAGCAACCAAAAAAATGGTGGCAGGCCGAGAGGAATGGGCCACAAGTTCGTAAAAAGTCATTGGTTCAGGAAATATCGGCTGATTATTTTCAGCGAGAGGAGCTTGTATCTAAAGTTTTGTTACGAAATGCCCTTAATGGAGATTATTGGAATCCGAAAAAGGTTACatcccagaaaatttaa
- the LOC6497133 gene encoding ABC transporter G family member 20: MAAVEVRNGCKYYGSKSNPKVVLNQLNMNVMRGSIYGLLGASGCGKTTLLSCIVGQRRLNGGEVSVLGVKPGEPGSGVPGSRVGFMPQEIALVEEMTVKETIFYFGRIYGLTDEKIREKFKLLKELLQLPPATQMIKQCSGGQQRRLSFACAMIHDPELLILDEPTVGLDPMLREKIWNFLVETTRNSKLAVIITTHYIEEAKQANCIGLMRNGVLLAEDTPTNIMIKFGTQSIEDAFLILSQRQGNEDDLVQIMDHNKNQTLAPAVLPPEVIDTAEPNMPEKAPIPYEEAPNENRKKVFFTTKGRIKALMTKNFVQLFRQPSGIIFMLLFPLIQLTCFYLAIGKTPTNLELGVYSGEVDSYGECFDENLVTVYSGEDSCQFNKLSCRYIRELGDDVATRKYYSNEADALSDAKKAVTVGYLHFAQNFSESIFSVMEDGIHATDGAVDHAELSVHIDMTDQQVAYFMQRKLREKFSAFMRSVVKDCNASAALVELPVQFQEPIFGSTDIEFQQYCAPGVVMTMVFFLATLMTAAVFISERMDGIWDRTLLAGVSATEMLWAHLLTQLIIMALQSFEVIMYIGLVFDTYNNGDTTTLIGLLTLTAFCGMLFGLFISVFCKSHTEANFVATGAFYPMIILCGLLWPLESMPQFLQDLVMVLPFTIPSISARNVIEKGWGITNAKVYNGFLVMSGWTIIFFVLCLIGIRRKA, translated from the exons ATGGCGGCCGTTGAAGTGAGGAATGGCTGCAAGTACTATGGCTCCAAGTCGAACCCGAAGGTGGTGCTCAACCAACTGAACATGAACGTGATGCGTGGCTCCAT CTATGGCCTGCTGGGCGCCTCCGGGTGTGGCAAGACCACTCTGCTCTCCTGCATCGTCGGCCAGAGGCGTCTCAACGGCGGGGAGGTGTCCGTGCTGGGCGTGAAGCCCGGCGAACCGGGCAGCGGAGTGCCTGGCTCCCGGGTGGGCTTCATGCCCCAGGAGATCGCCCTGGTGGAGGAGATGACCGTCAAGGAGACCATCTTCTACTTCGGACGCATCTACGGCCTGACGGACGAGAAGATCCGGGAGAAGTTCAAGCTGCTCAAGGAGCTGCTGCAACTGCCCCCGGCCACCCAGATGATCAAGCAGTGCAGTGGCGGGCAGCAGCGGCGTCTCTCCTTCGCCTGCGCCATGATCCACGATCCCGAGCTGCTCATCCTGGACGAGCCGACCGTGGGACTGGATCCCATGCTGCGTGAGAA GATCTGGAACTTTCTTGTGGAGACCACAAGGAACAGTAAACTGGCTGTGATCATCACCACCCACTACATAGAGGAGGCCAAGCAGGCCAACTGC ATCGGCCTGATGCGAAACGGCGTGCTCCTGGCCGAGGACACCCCCACCAACATCATGATCAAGTTTGGAACTCAATCGATCGAGGATGCCTTCCTCATCCTGAGCCAGCGGCAGGGCAACGAGGACGACCTGGTCCAGATCATGGACCACAACAAGAATCAGACCTTGGCCCCGGCCGTGCTGCCCCCGGAGGTCATTGACACCGCCGAGCCGAACATGCCGGAGAAGGCTCCCATTCCCTACGAGGAGGCCCCCAACGAGAACCGCAAGAAGGTCTTCTTCACCACCAAGGGACGGATCAAGGCCCTGATGACCAAGAACTTTGTCCAGCTCTTCAGACAGCCCTC AGGAATCATCTTCATGCTGCTGTTCCCCCTCATCCAACTGACATGCTTCTACCTGGCGATCGGCAAGACGCCCACCAACCTGGAGCTGGGAGTGTACTCGGGCGAGGTGGACAGCTACGGGGAGTGCTTCGACGAGAACCTGGTCACGGTGTACAGCGGCGAGGACAGCTGCCAGTTCAACAAGCTCTCCTGCCGCTACATCCGAGAGCTGGGCGACGACGTGGCCACCCGGAAGTACTATTCCAACGAGGCGGATGCCCTGAGCGACGCCAAGAAGGCGGTGACTGTCGGATACCTGCACTTTGCCCAGAACTTCAGCGAGTCGATCTTCTCGGTGATGGAGGACGGCATCCATGCCACCGACGGAGCTGTGGACCACGCCGAACTGAGTGTCCACATCGACATGACAG ACCAACAAGTGGCCTACTTCATGCAGCGCAAGCTCCGCGAAAAGTTCAGCGCGTTCATGAGGAGCGTGGTGAAGGACTGTAACGCCTCGGCGGCCCTCGTGGAGCTGCCAGTCCAGTTCCAGGAGCCGATCTTCGGTTCCACGGACATTGAGTTCCAGCAGTACTGTGCTCCCGGAGTGGTCATGAC CATGGTCTTCTTCTTGGCCACCTTGATGACGGCGGCGGTGTTCATCTCGGAGCGCATGGATGGGATCTGGGACCGGACCCTGTTGGCGGGCGTGTCGGCCACCGAGATGCTGTGGGCCCATCTCTTGACCCAACTCATTATCATGGCCCTGCAGTCGTTCGAGGTCATCATGTACATCGGCCTGGTCTTCGATACCTACAACAATGGGGACACCACCACGCTCATCGGCCTGCTCACACTGACCGCCTTCTGCGGCATGCTGTTCG GTCTCTTTATATCCGTGTTTTGTAAGTCGCACACCGAGGCGAATTTTGTGGCAACGGGCGCCTTCTATCCGATGATCATACTCTGCG GACTCTTGTGGCCCCTGGAGAGCATGCCGCAGTTCCTGCAGGACCTAGTGATGGTGCTGCCCTTCACAATACCCTCCATATCCGCCCGGAATGTGATCGAAAAGGGATGGGGCATCACCAACGCCAAGGTCTACAATGGCTTCCTGGTCATGTCCGGCTGGACGATCATCTTCTTTGTGCTGTGCCTCATCGGGATCAGACGGAAGGCATAG
- the LOC6497135 gene encoding septin-interacting protein 1 — MSDNEYERFEITDYDLDNEFNMNRPRGRHSKHQQIYGIWADDSEEESGGEGRQRRGRSTRQPKDYTMPVNFVAGGIQQAGKKNKKGVKGEDQKEAIKEGDDAEEQEKSDDSAGNGRPAFGRRGDPDSSDSSAEEERPALGKAPEKSTFQHRSHIASDRNVGAWEQHTRGIGAKLLLQMGYEPGKGLGKDLQGISQPVQAHVRKGRGAIGAYGPETAASIGGKSARAIKVDEDVREAKEFKEQLNKWRKGGAAADPQERQGKRYYYKSVEEVIAKGNKSSHLLSEKLSKKLGNVPVIDMTGPEKRVLSGYHALGQAKITPEETLFDADATEKGAGPAPASVFSMPELTHNLQLLVSQSEQEIIAIDKQERDCSNQQVALESEHRRLEEIVQLERNHIRTLEEVMDRVERLSEDPEIGLPQAERLFRELLEQYAAEFQEFGLADLAAGVIAPLLKIELAQWRPLQQPTEPIHMVKKWRSMLQTGDPAQQELRNVFDPYSSLIWAGVMPSFRACAEAWQPKEHAPMAALLDAWAPLLPTWVLDSVLETLVLPRLVAGVQGWDPLTDTVPIDSWVLPWSSILGNKLEEAVYPQIRSKLGEALRAWSPQDRSARAMLTPWQHAFPPEEMQEFLQRHIVPKLQVVLSEFSINPVHQDLELWNQVWEWHELIDPMYMALLLDKHFFPRWMQVLVLWLNQSPDYAEISRWYTGWKSMFTEAVLREPSVKEHLRRALDMMHRASDALLQPTNTPPPPVPPGPVPVGLLPPVMMMDLIHQPAQLEFKELVSQRCAELGIIFAPLPGRREMGKQIYRVGKLFCYIDRNVCMLSDGSFTNWQPVGLNHLLERSQTGIL; from the exons ATGTCGGATAACGAGTACGAACGCTTCGAGATCACGGACTACGACCTCGACAATGAGTTTAACATGAACAGGCCCCGCGGGCGTCACAGCAAGCACCAGCAGATCTATG GCATTTGGGCTGATGACAGCGAGGAGGAGAGCGGCGGAGAAGGCAGACAGCGGAGGGGACGCTCAACCCGCCAACCCAAGGACTACACCATGCCCGTGAACTTCGTGGCCGGCGGCATACAGCAGGCGggtaagaaaaacaaaaaaggggTTAAAGGAGAGGACCAGAAGGAAGCAATAAAGGAGGGAGACGACGCAGAGGAGCAGGAAAAGAGCGATGACTCGGCCGGAAACGGTCGACCCGCTTTCGGACGCCGGGGCGATCCGGACAGTTCCGACAGCTCCGCGGAAGAGGAGCGGCCTGCTCTCGGCAAGGCTCCGGAGAAATCCACCTTTCAACATCGCTCCCACATCGCCAGCGACCGAAACGTGGGCGCCTGGGAGCAGCACACACGCGGCATTGGCGCCAAGCTGCTCCTGCAGATGGGCTACGAGCCCGGCAAGGGTCTGGGCAAGGACCTGCAAGGCATCTCGCAACCCGTTCAGGCCCACGTGCGGAAAGGCAGAGGTGCCATCGGGGCTTACGGACCCGAAACAGCAGCCAGCATAGGGGGAAAAAGTGCCAGGGCCATCAAGGTGGATGAGGATGTGCGGGAGGCCAAGGAGTTCAAGGAACAGCTCAACAAGTGGCGGAAAGGAGGCGCAGCCGCCGATCCACAAGAGCGGCAGGGCAAACGTTACTACTACAAATCTGTGGAAGAGGTTATCGCCAAAGGAAACAAGTCCAGCCACCTGCTTTCGGAGAAGCTGAGCAAAAAACTCGGCAACGTTCCGGTGATTGACATGACGGGTCCCGAGAAACGAGTTCTTAGTGGGTACCATGCGCTGGGCCAAGCCAAAATCACTCCCGAGGAGACACTCTTCGATGCCGATGCAACGGAAAAGGGAGCCGGTCCTGCTCCTGCATCGGTGTTCTCAATGCCAGAGCTGACGCACAACCTGCAGCTGTTGGTCAGTCAATCCGAGCAGGAAATCATCGCCATAGACAAGCAGGAACGGGACTGCTCCAACCAACAAGTAGCCCTGGAGAGCGAGCACCGCAGGCTGGAGGAAATCGTGCAGCTGGAGCGCAACCATATACGCACCCTCGAAGAGGTCATGGACCGCGTAGAACGGCTGAGCGAAGATCCAGAAATTGGATTGCCGCAAGCGGAGCGACTGTTTCGGGAACTGCTCGAGCAGTATGCAGCTGAATTCCAGGAGTTCGGTCTGGCGGATCTGGCAGCCGGAGTAATCGCCCCGCTCCTGAAGATAGAACTGGCCCAGTGGCGGCCACTGCAGCAGCCCACGGAGCCCATACATATGGTGAAGAAGTGGCGATCAATGCTGCAGACGGGCGATCCTGCGCAACAGGAGCTGCGCAACGTGTTCGATCCCTACTCTTCGCTGATCTGGGCGGGGGTCATGCCCTCGTTTCGTGCCTGCGCCGAGGCTTGGCAGCCGAAAGAGCATGCGCCGATGGCAGCTCTTCTGGATGCTTGGGCTCCTTTGCTGCCCACTTGGGTGCTGGACTCTGTGCTGGAGACACTTGTGCTGCCCAGACTGGTGGCGGGGGTTCAGGGATGGGATCCACTTACAGATACTGTGCCCATTGACAGCTGGGTGCTGCCTTGGTCCTCCATTCTGGGCAATAAGCTGGAAGAGGCCGTCTATCCGCAGATCCGTAGCAAGCTCGGCGAGGCTTTGCGCGCTTGGTCGCCGCAGGATCGTTCGGCGAGAGCCATGCTCACGCCGTGGCAGCATGCTTTCCCCCCCGAGGAGATGCAGGAGTTCCTTCAGCGTCACATTGTGCCCAAACTGCAGGTAGTCTTGAGCGAGTTCTCCATCAATCCGGTGCACCAGGATCTGGAGCTGTGGAATCAAGTGTGGGAGTGGCACGAGCTCATCGATCCCATGTACATGGCCCTGCTTTTGGACAAGCACTTCTTCCCGCGCTGGATGCAGGTGCTGGTGTTGTGGCTGAACCAGTCGCCCGACTATGCCGAAATATCTCGCTGGTACACCGGCTGGAAGAGCATGTTCACTGAGGCTGTGCTGCGAGAGCCGAGCGTAAAGGAGCACCTCCGTCGCGCTCTGGACATGATGCACCGCGCCAGCGATGCTTTACTGCAGCCCACGAATACACCTCCGCCGCCAGTTCCACCAGGCCCCGTACCGGTAGGACTCTTGCCTCCCGTTATGATGATGGATCTGATACACCAACCCGCCCAGCTGGAGTTCAAGGAGCTCGTGTCTCAGCGCTGCGCCGAGCTGGGCATTATCTTTGCTCCGTTGCCCGGAAGAAGGGAAATGGGGAAGCAG ATCTACCGTGTCGGAAAGCTCTTTTGCTACATCGATAGAAACGTGTGCATGCTGAGCGACGGAAGCTTTACGAATTGGCAGCCCGTGGGTCTCAATCATCTGCTGGAACGCTCCCAAACCGGAATTCTTTGA
- the LOC6497136 gene encoding uncharacterized protein LOC6497136: MLFMESYMCYCSVRLGVIIVAVLTIFRALALSICLFMMGVKLFEPLIDLFEQDAEYKDRKYVRIFINWMENSPDSCSLVFQIGCYLHIAAAILSIWGSIKLKKWFLLPLALFEIIYFINFTILHIVMMIMLKKQINLGFLIILTLVGCFYILFVGYNTITIVAMFQIISLVQSPRYRELYGEDPFHPLALKTTRTKESHQPLRVLNMHDMTIHDTDIDEQKRLSKLGLWPRRPAPVVSVIPARVRYPQPQIKWWQQQALDTDTDKVQDPSVYGNWQPRELLNGVGGEVQRKNALNRRYAEAQMQRWY, from the exons ATGTTATTTATGGAATCTTATATGTGTTATTGCTCGGTGCGACTGGGTGTCATCATTGTCGCAGTTCTAACTATT TTTCGGGCTTTGGCCTTGAGCATTTGCCTGTTCATGATGGGTGTTAAATTGTTTGAACCTCTGATCGATTTATTCGAACAAGATGCCGAGTATAAGGACCGAAAGTATGTCCGAATTTTCATCAACTGGATGGAGAATT CTCCTGACAGTTGTTCCCTGGTTTTCCAAATTGGATGTTATTTGCACATTGCAGCTGCCATTTTAAGTATTTGGGGTTCCATTAAG CTGAAGAAGTGGTTCCTACTTCCACTGGCCCTCTTTGAGATTATTTACTTTATAAACTTTACTATCCTACATATCGTAATGATGATCATGCTTAAGAAACAGATCAACTTGGGGTTTCTTATAATTCTCACTCTAGTCGGATGCTTTTATATAC TATTTGTGGGCTATAATACCATCACTATAGTGGCCATGTTCCAAATAATTAGCCTGGTCCAGAGCCCAAGGTATCGGGAGTTGTACGGCGAGGATCCCTTCCATCCGCTGGCCCTGAAAACTACCAGAACTAAAGAATCCCATCAGCCCCTCCGGGTTCTCAATATGCATGACATGACCATACACGACACCGACATCGACGAACAAAAGCGGCTGAGCAAGCTGGGTCTCTGGCCCCGTCGGCCAGCGCCAGTGGTGTCCGTCATCCCTGCCAGGGTGCGCTACCCCCAGCCCCAAATCAAGTGGTGGCAGCAACAGGCCCTGGACACGGACACCGACAAGGTGCAGGACCCGTCCGTCTACGGCAACTGGCAGCCGCGGGAGCTTCTCAACGGAGTAGGTGGCGAGGTCCAAAGGAAGAATGCCCTGAATCGACGGTATGCCGAGGCCCAGATGCAAAGATGGTATTAG